A region of Piscinibacter gummiphilus DNA encodes the following proteins:
- the xylB gene encoding xylulokinase has product MYLGIDLGTSEVKLLLLDDRGAIAASAGVRLDISRPHPGWSEQDPQAWWAATVSAASRLRAEHPAAWAKVRAVGLSGQMHGAVLLDAAGEVQRPAILWNDVRSAAECGEMMATLPSLPDIAGNLAMPGFTAPKLAWVRKHEPAIFARTAKVLLPKDYLRYRLCGTFVGEMSDAAGTLWLDVAARRWSDELLALTGLTRSHMPELVEGSAVSGTVRDDIAAAWGLPRGVVVAGGGGDNAASAVGIGAVRPGEGFVSLGTSGVVFVVNDRFRPNPASAVHAFCHAVPGRWHQMSVMLSAASSLAWATKLTGSSGEADLLARMEALPEAARLDAPLFLPYLSGERTPHNDANARGVLFGLTHDTDPAVLAWSVLEGVAFGMRDGLDALRAAGTEPGRLAVVGGGARSAFWVQLHADLFGVELVTLDGGETGGALGAARLAWLADGAPEDDVCRLPPVRQTFSPDPARAARLGERLDRFRALYTTLRPSFPPR; this is encoded by the coding sequence ATGTACCTCGGCATCGACCTCGGCACGTCCGAAGTGAAACTCCTGCTGCTGGACGACCGCGGCGCGATCGCCGCGTCGGCCGGCGTGCGGCTCGACATCTCCCGCCCCCACCCGGGCTGGAGCGAGCAGGATCCGCAGGCCTGGTGGGCGGCCACCGTGAGCGCCGCGTCGCGGCTGCGCGCCGAACACCCGGCCGCGTGGGCGAAGGTGAGGGCGGTGGGCCTGTCCGGCCAGATGCACGGGGCCGTGCTGCTCGACGCGGCGGGCGAGGTGCAACGCCCGGCCATCCTCTGGAACGACGTGCGGTCGGCGGCCGAATGCGGCGAGATGATGGCCACGCTGCCATCGCTGCCGGACATCGCCGGCAACCTCGCGATGCCCGGCTTCACCGCGCCGAAGCTCGCGTGGGTCCGCAAGCACGAACCGGCCATCTTCGCGCGCACGGCCAAGGTGCTGCTGCCGAAGGACTACCTGCGGTACCGCCTGTGCGGCACCTTCGTCGGCGAGATGTCCGACGCGGCCGGCACGCTGTGGCTCGACGTCGCGGCGCGGCGCTGGTCCGACGAACTGCTCGCGCTCACGGGGCTCACGCGTTCGCACATGCCCGAACTGGTCGAAGGCAGCGCCGTCAGCGGCACGGTGCGCGACGACATCGCCGCCGCGTGGGGCCTGCCCCGGGGCGTGGTCGTGGCCGGTGGCGGCGGTGACAACGCAGCCAGTGCCGTGGGCATCGGTGCCGTGCGTCCGGGCGAGGGCTTCGTCTCGCTCGGCACGAGCGGCGTGGTGTTCGTCGTCAACGACCGCTTCCGCCCGAACCCGGCCTCGGCCGTGCACGCGTTCTGCCATGCGGTGCCCGGCCGCTGGCACCAGATGTCGGTGATGCTGTCGGCCGCGTCCAGCCTCGCGTGGGCCACGAAGCTCACGGGCTCGTCCGGCGAGGCCGACCTGCTGGCCCGCATGGAAGCGCTGCCCGAGGCGGCCCGCCTCGACGCGCCGCTGTTCCTGCCGTACCTGTCGGGCGAACGCACGCCCCACAACGACGCGAATGCCCGCGGCGTGCTGTTCGGCCTCACGCACGACACCGACCCGGCCGTGCTCGCCTGGTCGGTGCTCGAAGGCGTGGCCTTCGGCATGCGCGACGGCCTCGACGCGCTGCGTGCCGCCGGCACCGAACCCGGCCGCCTCGCGGTCGTGGGCGGTGGCGCCCGCAGCGCCTTCTGGGTGCAGCTGCATGCCGATCTCTTCGGCGTCGAACTCGTCACCCTCGATGGTGGCGAGACCGGCGGCGCACTCGGCGCCGCGCGCCTCGCGTGGCTGGCCGACGGCGCCCCCGAGGACGACGTGTGCCGCCTGCCCCCGGTGCGCCAGACCTTTTCCCCCGACCCCGCCCGCGCAGCCCGCCTGGGCGAGCGCCTCGACCGCTTCCGTGCGCTGTACACGACGCTGCGACCGAGCTTCCCCCCCCGCTGA
- a CDS encoding Gfo/Idh/MocA family protein: protein MPDTTVRWGVIGPGRIANRFAECLTAVPGARLVAAASRDAERARDFVARHGGERHHGDYASLFRDDGVDAIYVATPHAQHADVAIQALQAGKAVLCEKPLTVNAPQAERVFAAAKAADRFVMEAFWTRFLPVFAQVRRWLDEGRVGKVTGIESFFGYAQPRNLDDRLFRADLAGGALLDVGIYCISMSHHLFKGPLRVLETSATVGATGVDEDLRARIAVGELAVELRMHASMTQKFYNSFRIEGSEGEILVTEPFWDSGQAILLRRGEAPVASHAPYVVNGFEYQVREVQRCMQAGLLQSDVVPWADTLAVMRCMDEIRAAVGVRYPFE, encoded by the coding sequence ATGCCAGACACCACCGTCCGCTGGGGCGTGATCGGCCCCGGCCGCATCGCGAACCGCTTTGCCGAATGCCTCACCGCCGTGCCCGGCGCGCGCCTCGTCGCGGCCGCCAGCCGCGATGCCGAACGCGCCCGTGACTTCGTCGCGCGGCACGGCGGCGAGCGCCACCACGGCGACTACGCCTCGCTCTTCCGCGACGACGGGGTCGACGCCATCTACGTCGCCACGCCCCACGCGCAGCACGCCGACGTCGCCATCCAGGCGCTGCAGGCGGGCAAGGCCGTGCTGTGCGAGAAGCCGCTCACCGTGAACGCGCCCCAGGCCGAGCGGGTGTTCGCCGCGGCGAAGGCGGCCGACCGCTTCGTGATGGAGGCCTTCTGGACGCGGTTCCTGCCCGTATTCGCGCAGGTGCGCCGCTGGCTCGACGAGGGCCGCGTGGGGAAGGTCACCGGCATCGAATCCTTCTTCGGCTACGCGCAGCCGCGCAACCTCGACGACCGCCTGTTCCGCGCCGACCTGGCCGGTGGCGCGCTGCTCGACGTGGGCATCTACTGCATCTCGATGTCGCACCACCTCTTCAAGGGCCCGCTGCGGGTGCTGGAGACCTCGGCGACGGTGGGCGCGACGGGCGTCGACGAGGACCTGCGCGCACGCATCGCGGTGGGCGAGCTGGCCGTCGAGCTGCGCATGCACGCGAGCATGACCCAGAAGTTCTACAACAGCTTCCGCATCGAGGGCAGCGAGGGCGAGATCCTCGTCACCGAACCGTTCTGGGACTCGGGGCAGGCCATCCTGCTGCGGCGCGGCGAGGCGCCGGTCGCCTCCCATGCGCCGTACGTGGTCAACGGCTTCGAGTACCAGGTGCGGGAAGTGCAACGATGCATGCAGGCGGGCCTGCTGCAGAGCGACGTGGTGCCCTGGGCCGACACGCTGGCGGTGATGCGCTGCATGGACGAGATCCGGGCGGCCGTGGGGGTGCGTTACCCGTTCGAGTGA
- a CDS encoding ROK family transcriptional regulator yields the protein MPTAPMTGDQRFVKNLNRMALLRLLRDESGLSRADLANRSGLTKSTVSLITKELIDEGWLVEDGALVTGALGRRPTPLRLDGRHLVLMGAELDIDTIRVVAVSIRGEVLEMNQAALKSKDPDAACHQLVQMVTAQSAKVASAGASLLGIGVGLPGAVDTVSGVLQFAPNIGWRGVEVGRRLGAELAAAGLGAVPVYYQNEADLAAVGEAEFGARPVEDPLVYVSCGVGVGSGIILNDSLFTGATGSAGEIGHTTLFIDGRPCSCGRLGCAEAYAGLKAVADEAGCLREDGSIDQPALKALVGRRAPKARGAFAAAGDVLGVLLQNVWTTFNPQVIVVGGASAVLGGEHFLEAAIGRLEQFAAQAGLSCPEVRVAKYAELATAVGGAAYALHSLLRPYSHAPTARAGTLPASSAPVTA from the coding sequence ATGCCCACAGCCCCGATGACGGGTGACCAGCGCTTCGTCAAGAACCTCAACCGCATGGCGCTGCTGCGCCTCCTGCGCGACGAATCGGGCCTCTCGCGGGCCGACCTCGCGAACCGCAGCGGCCTGACGAAGTCCACCGTCAGCCTGATCACCAAGGAACTGATCGACGAGGGCTGGCTGGTCGAGGACGGTGCGCTCGTCACCGGCGCGCTCGGCCGGCGCCCCACGCCGCTGCGCCTCGACGGCCGCCACCTCGTGCTGATGGGCGCCGAGCTCGACATCGACACCATCCGCGTCGTGGCCGTGTCCATCCGCGGCGAGGTGCTCGAGATGAACCAGGCCGCGCTCAAGTCGAAGGACCCGGACGCCGCGTGCCACCAGCTCGTGCAGATGGTCACCGCGCAGTCGGCCAAGGTGGCGTCGGCGGGGGCTTCGCTGCTGGGCATCGGCGTGGGCCTGCCCGGTGCGGTGGACACCGTCTCGGGTGTGCTGCAGTTCGCTCCCAACATCGGCTGGCGCGGTGTCGAGGTGGGCCGCCGCCTGGGCGCCGAGTTGGCCGCGGCCGGCCTCGGCGCGGTGCCCGTGTACTACCAGAACGAGGCCGACCTCGCGGCCGTGGGCGAGGCCGAGTTCGGCGCGCGCCCGGTCGAGGACCCGCTCGTCTACGTGAGCTGCGGCGTCGGCGTGGGTTCCGGCATCATCCTCAACGATTCGCTCTTCACCGGCGCCACCGGCTCGGCCGGCGAGATCGGTCACACCACGCTGTTCATCGACGGCCGCCCGTGTTCGTGCGGTCGCCTCGGCTGCGCCGAAGCCTATGCGGGCCTCAAGGCCGTGGCCGACGAGGCCGGCTGCCTGCGCGAGGACGGCAGCATCGACCAGCCCGCGCTGAAGGCCCTCGTGGGCCGCCGTGCGCCCAAGGCCCGCGGCGCGTTCGCCGCGGCCGGCGACGTGCTGGGGGTGCTGCTGCAGAACGTGTGGACCACCTTCAACCCGCAGGTGATCGTGGTCGGCGGCGCCTCCGCCGTGCTGGGCGGTGAACACTTCCTCGAAGCCGCCATCGGCCGGCTCGAGCAGTTCGCCGCGCAGGCGGGGCTGTCGTGCCCCGAGGTGCGTGTGGCGAAGTACGCGGAGCTGGCCACCGCCGTGGGCGGTGCCGCCTACGCGCTGCACTCGCTGCTGAGACCCTACTCGCACGCGCCCACCGCGCGCGCGGGCACCTTGCCGGCGTCATCCGCGCCGGTCACGGCCTGA
- a CDS encoding extracellular solute-binding protein produces the protein MNTPAHPVRRALLLGALGLAAAQGALAVTTLTVASFPSFDESVKLAIPLYKKLHPDVEIKLVSLAYPDHHTAMTTALATGSNLPDVMGLEINYIGKFAESKGLEDLGQPPYNAKQMQKLFHAFAFPQGMDANGAVAAIPADVGPGTLFYRKDILDKAGVTEADLTKSWESFIAASKTVREKTGAYMLTSAADIVNIYIRATIKPGEGLYFDKAGKPQLDTPRFKKAFELAVAARKADIDGKIAPWSNEWREAFRRGSLASQMMGAWLAGHLTDWLNPEAAGQWRAAPLPNGAFASWGGSFYAIPKVGKQKKEAWEFVKFMTTNKEMQTLSFRKMGAYPAIVEAQDKAFLNEPIAYLGGQPARLLWADAAAKIPAMKPDRFDGTALEIMNAALDDVLERGKPVDEALKAANDQLKRRTRR, from the coding sequence ATGAACACCCCCGCCCACCCCGTCCGCCGAGCCCTCCTGCTGGGGGCCCTGGGCCTCGCCGCCGCGCAGGGCGCCCTGGCCGTCACGACCCTGACCGTGGCCTCGTTCCCGAGCTTCGACGAGTCGGTCAAGCTCGCGATCCCGCTCTACAAGAAGCTGCATCCGGACGTCGAGATCAAGCTGGTGAGCCTCGCCTACCCGGACCACCACACCGCCATGACGACGGCGCTGGCCACGGGCTCGAACCTGCCTGACGTGATGGGCCTCGAGATCAACTACATCGGCAAGTTCGCCGAGTCGAAGGGCCTGGAGGACCTGGGCCAGCCGCCCTACAACGCGAAGCAGATGCAGAAGCTGTTCCACGCCTTCGCGTTCCCGCAGGGCATGGACGCGAACGGCGCGGTGGCCGCGATCCCCGCCGACGTGGGCCCGGGCACGCTGTTCTACCGCAAGGACATCCTCGACAAGGCCGGCGTCACCGAAGCCGACCTCACCAAGTCGTGGGAGTCCTTCATCGCCGCCAGCAAGACGGTGCGCGAGAAGACCGGCGCCTACATGCTCACGAGCGCCGCCGACATCGTCAACATCTACATCCGCGCCACCATCAAGCCGGGCGAGGGCCTGTACTTCGACAAGGCCGGCAAGCCGCAGCTGGACACCCCGCGCTTCAAGAAGGCCTTCGAACTGGCCGTGGCCGCGCGCAAGGCCGACATCGACGGCAAGATCGCGCCGTGGAGCAACGAGTGGCGCGAGGCCTTCCGCCGCGGCAGCCTCGCCTCGCAGATGATGGGCGCGTGGCTCGCCGGCCACCTCACCGACTGGCTCAACCCCGAGGCCGCGGGCCAGTGGCGCGCCGCGCCGCTACCCAACGGCGCGTTCGCGTCGTGGGGTGGGTCGTTCTACGCGATCCCGAAGGTGGGCAAGCAGAAGAAGGAAGCATGGGAGTTCGTGAAGTTCATGACCACGAACAAGGAGATGCAGACGCTGTCCTTCCGCAAGATGGGCGCGTACCCGGCCATCGTCGAGGCGCAGGACAAGGCCTTCCTGAACGAGCCCATCGCCTACCTCGGCGGGCAGCCGGCCCGCCTGCTGTGGGCCGACGCCGCCGCGAAGATTCCCGCGATGAAGCCGGACCGCTTCGACGGCACCGCGCTCGAGATCATGAACGCCGCGCTCGACGACGTGCTCGAACGCGGCAAGCCGGTCGACGAGGCCCTCAAGGCCGCGAACGACCAGCTCAAGCGCCGCACCCGGCGTTGA
- a CDS encoding S8 family serine peptidase, giving the protein MTPQTHDPLPRLILIPKDASLAESGAVPHTLRAVAAAVRAANASRPTVRGLHVVDRSRPDGAVLVEPGGLTVDDVKAVAPDMKVFEEQWYELERFDLMLPRLARSRSKAGAGAERLWTVVVRADGAPLKDVRITAVVDADTGVVTEAVTDRHGRAALKLGARVTGVQALHVDPLHGAWPVMLPDVDARGEVFEVALPPIVASAADARGLVYGKPKAGAGRRVTVAVVDTGVGRHDLLRVAGGRNTTGESPRRLSDWHGHGTHVAGVIAARANGWRRGEAASATLRAYRVFAEQADHASTFAISTAIKQAAVDGCDLINLSLGGGPADGAIRDAVDQAWQLGCVCVAAAGNDGRGQVDYPARYPRTLAVSAIGLDGSWPEGASQALHRGRARGKAIDGREVFLATFSNRGAKVALTAPGVGIVSTIFNNRWGVMDGTSMAAPVATGVLARRLAATPAVRDLPRDAARSEAIVALARAHAEDVGLPRELQGDGLAR; this is encoded by the coding sequence ATGACCCCGCAGACCCACGATCCCCTGCCCCGCCTGATCCTCATTCCGAAGGACGCCTCGCTCGCCGAGTCCGGTGCCGTGCCGCACACCCTGCGTGCCGTGGCGGCCGCGGTGCGCGCGGCGAATGCCTCGCGCCCGACGGTACGCGGGCTGCATGTCGTGGACCGCTCGCGGCCCGACGGGGCGGTGCTCGTGGAGCCGGGCGGGCTCACGGTCGACGACGTGAAGGCGGTGGCGCCCGACATGAAGGTGTTCGAGGAGCAGTGGTACGAGCTGGAGCGCTTCGACCTGATGCTGCCGCGCCTGGCGCGCTCGCGTTCGAAGGCGGGCGCGGGTGCCGAGCGGCTCTGGACCGTGGTCGTGCGCGCGGACGGCGCACCGCTGAAGGACGTGCGCATCACGGCCGTCGTCGACGCCGACACCGGCGTGGTCACCGAGGCCGTCACCGACCGCCACGGCCGCGCCGCGCTGAAGCTCGGCGCGCGGGTGACCGGCGTGCAGGCGCTGCACGTCGACCCGCTGCATGGGGCGTGGCCCGTGATGCTGCCGGACGTCGATGCCCGCGGCGAGGTGTTCGAGGTCGCGCTGCCGCCCATCGTGGCCTCCGCCGCCGATGCGCGCGGCCTCGTCTACGGCAAGCCGAAGGCGGGCGCCGGCCGGCGCGTGACCGTCGCCGTCGTCGACACCGGCGTGGGCCGCCACGACCTGCTGCGCGTGGCCGGCGGCCGCAACACCACCGGTGAATCCCCGCGCCGCCTGAGCGACTGGCATGGCCACGGCACCCACGTGGCCGGCGTGATCGCCGCACGGGCGAACGGCTGGCGCCGGGGCGAGGCGGCCTCGGCCACGCTGCGGGCGTACCGCGTGTTCGCCGAGCAGGCAGACCACGCGTCCACCTTCGCGATCAGCACCGCGATCAAGCAGGCCGCCGTCGACGGCTGCGACCTGATCAACCTGAGCCTGGGCGGGGGCCCGGCCGATGGCGCCATCCGCGACGCGGTGGACCAGGCCTGGCAGCTCGGCTGCGTGTGCGTGGCCGCCGCCGGCAACGACGGCCGCGGCCAGGTCGACTACCCCGCGCGGTACCCGCGCACCCTCGCCGTCTCGGCCATCGGGCTCGACGGCAGCTGGCCCGAGGGCGCGTCGCAGGCGCTGCACCGGGGCCGCGCCCGCGGAAAGGCGATCGACGGCCGCGAGGTCTTCCTCGCGACGTTCTCGAACCGCGGCGCGAAGGTGGCGCTCACCGCGCCCGGGGTCGGCATCGTCTCGACGATCTTCAACAACCGCTGGGGCGTGATGGACGGCACGTCGATGGCCGCCCCGGTGGCGACGGGCGTGCTGGCGCGGCGGCTGGCCGCCACGCCCGCGGTGCGCGACCTGCCCCGCGACGCGGCCCGGTCCGAGGCCATCGTGGCGCTGGCCCGGGCCCACGCCGAGGACGTCGGACTCCCCCGGGAGTTGCAGGGAGACGGCCTGGCGCGATAA
- a CDS encoding carbohydrate-binding module family 20 domain-containing protein, whose translation MKPVDPSAGAHAPARIRSRLMKGLKGVAALSLLAATCAGHAQTTPRTAFVHLLEWKWTDIAKECEAHLGPKGFAAVQVSPPNEHNWVSVGDGAPFPWWMRYQPVSYSLDRSRSGTRAEFVNMVQRCNAVGVGIYVDAVINHMSGGNGGTSSAGNGWGHHSYPRVPYGSNDFHQPVCGIGDADYRSDAGRVWGCELSGLQDLNTGSPYVQGKIADYLVDLANIGVKGFRVDAAKHISPGDLGAIISAVNGRLATKPYWYLEVIQADGEAVQPNQYFGLGDGLVNVLEFKYGSSVASKFSGRISELKTFGESWGLSPSSKGVAFIDNHDKQRGHGGGGTYMTYHWGAQYDLANVFMLAWPYGYPQVMSSYAFNNSGTLYDSSYGPPYNSDGSTKGPWDGGVTTPACLNQTRGGWVCEHRFRPIANMVGFRNATAANWTVNNWWDNGNNQIAFGRGDKGFVVINKEASTLSRSFQTGLPAGQYCDVIGGDVVNGVCGGNLVTVASGGMANITVAAFSAAAIHVNAKSGSTTTPTDPGTSPTTTFTVQGAAPSSGQSVYVVGDHALLGGWDPCKAVALAADGTQFKGSVNLPASTAVQYKFIKYQTCGSTTWESGGNRSLTTSASGSSVCGVFGSTATCSTTAPTTPTDPTTPTTPGTASVTFKVTASTVVGQNLYVVGDHTALGVWTPTNAKALSVVPGTGSGQQNQWSATFSLPSGTAIQYKYIKKDAAGNTTWESGGNRAATTTSSGGVQTFTDVWK comes from the coding sequence ATGAAACCCGTTGACCCATCGGCCGGCGCGCATGCGCCTGCCCGGATCCGCTCGCGCCTGATGAAGGGCCTGAAGGGCGTGGCGGCGCTGTCGCTGCTCGCCGCCACCTGCGCGGGCCACGCGCAGACCACCCCCCGCACCGCGTTCGTCCACCTGCTCGAATGGAAGTGGACCGACATCGCGAAGGAGTGCGAGGCCCACCTCGGTCCGAAGGGCTTCGCCGCGGTGCAGGTGTCGCCGCCCAACGAACACAACTGGGTGTCGGTGGGCGACGGTGCACCCTTCCCGTGGTGGATGCGGTACCAGCCCGTGAGCTACAGCCTCGACCGCAGCCGCAGCGGCACGCGCGCCGAGTTCGTCAACATGGTCCAGCGCTGCAACGCGGTGGGCGTCGGCATCTACGTCGACGCGGTGATCAACCACATGTCGGGCGGCAACGGCGGCACGTCCAGCGCCGGCAACGGCTGGGGCCATCACAGCTACCCGCGCGTGCCGTATGGCAGCAACGACTTCCACCAGCCCGTGTGCGGCATCGGTGACGCCGACTACCGCAGCGACGCCGGCCGCGTGTGGGGCTGCGAGCTGTCGGGCCTGCAGGACCTGAACACCGGCAGCCCCTACGTGCAGGGCAAGATCGCCGACTACCTCGTCGACCTCGCGAACATCGGCGTGAAGGGCTTCCGCGTGGACGCGGCCAAGCACATCTCGCCGGGCGACCTCGGCGCCATCATCAGCGCCGTCAACGGCCGCCTGGCCACCAAGCCGTACTGGTACCTGGAGGTGATCCAGGCCGACGGCGAGGCCGTGCAGCCGAACCAGTACTTCGGCCTCGGCGACGGGCTGGTCAATGTGCTCGAGTTCAAGTACGGCTCGTCGGTCGCGAGCAAGTTCAGCGGCAGGATCTCGGAGCTGAAGACCTTCGGTGAAAGCTGGGGCCTCTCACCCAGCAGCAAGGGCGTGGCGTTCATCGACAACCACGACAAGCAGCGCGGCCACGGCGGCGGTGGCACGTACATGACGTACCACTGGGGCGCGCAGTACGACCTCGCGAACGTGTTCATGCTCGCGTGGCCGTATGGCTACCCGCAGGTGATGTCGAGCTACGCCTTCAACAACTCCGGCACGCTGTACGACTCGAGCTACGGCCCGCCGTACAACAGCGACGGCTCGACGAAGGGGCCGTGGGACGGCGGTGTCACCACGCCGGCCTGCCTGAACCAGACGCGTGGCGGCTGGGTGTGCGAACACCGCTTCCGCCCCATCGCGAACATGGTGGGCTTCCGCAACGCCACCGCGGCGAACTGGACCGTCAACAACTGGTGGGACAACGGCAACAACCAGATCGCGTTCGGCCGCGGCGACAAGGGCTTCGTCGTCATCAACAAGGAGGCCTCGACGCTGTCGCGCAGCTTCCAGACGGGCCTGCCGGCCGGCCAGTACTGCGACGTGATCGGTGGCGACGTGGTCAACGGCGTCTGCGGCGGCAACCTGGTCACGGTGGCCTCGGGCGGCATGGCCAACATCACGGTGGCCGCGTTCTCGGCCGCGGCGATCCACGTCAACGCGAAGTCCGGGTCCACCACGACCCCGACCGACCCGGGCACGTCCCCCACGACCACCTTCACGGTGCAGGGCGCGGCGCCGTCGAGCGGCCAGTCCGTCTACGTGGTGGGCGACCACGCGCTGCTGGGCGGCTGGGACCCGTGCAAGGCCGTGGCGCTCGCCGCCGACGGCACGCAGTTCAAGGGCTCGGTGAACCTGCCGGCGTCCACCGCGGTCCAGTACAAGTTCATCAAGTACCAGACCTGCGGCAGCACCACGTGGGAGAGCGGCGGCAACCGGTCGCTGACCACGTCGGCCTCGGGGTCGAGCGTGTGCGGTGTGTTCGGCAGCACGGCGACGTGTTCCACCACGGCCCCGACGACGCCCACCGATCCGACGACCCCGACCACGCCGGGCACCGCGAGCGTCACGTTCAAGGTCACCGCCAGCACGGTGGTGGGCCAGAACCTCTACGTGGTGGGCGACCACACGGCGCTGGGGGTCTGGACGCCGACGAACGCGAAGGCGCTGTCGGTGGTGCCGGGCACCGGGTCGGGCCAGCAGAACCAGTGGAGTGCGACGTTCTCGCTGCCGTCCGGTACCGCCATCCAGTACAAGTACATCAAGAAGGATGCGGCGGGGAACACCACGTGGGAGAGCGGGGGGAACCGGGCTGCGACCACCACGTCCTCGGGCGGGGTGCAGACCTTCACCGACGTGTGGAAGTGA
- a CDS encoding response regulator: protein MKLVLMVEDEYGNAEVLQMLLEAEGYRVAAAANGKAALDLLSGEKPAAIVTDFMMPHMTGAELGVAVRADPALADIPIVIMSASAESLVQDVFKDYDAFVQKPFVAAGLLRLLAHLVEKGRVAGKRDPEIERSMRQLLRGVKLPPT from the coding sequence ATGAAACTGGTCCTGATGGTCGAAGACGAGTACGGCAATGCCGAAGTGCTGCAGATGCTGCTCGAAGCCGAGGGCTACCGCGTCGCCGCAGCCGCCAACGGCAAGGCCGCGCTCGACCTGCTGTCGGGAGAGAAGCCCGCGGCCATCGTCACCGACTTCATGATGCCGCACATGACCGGGGCCGAGCTGGGCGTGGCGGTGCGGGCCGATCCGGCGCTCGCCGACATTCCCATCGTGATCATGAGCGCGAGCGCCGAGTCGCTCGTGCAGGACGTCTTCAAGGACTACGACGCGTTCGTGCAGAAACCCTTCGTGGCGGCGGGCCTGCTGCGGCTGCTGGCCCACCTCGTCGAGAAGGGCCGTGTGGCCGGCAAGCGGGATCCGGAGATCGAACGGTCGATGCGGCAGTTGCTGCGGGGCGTGAAGCTGCCCCCCACCTGA
- a CDS encoding RAD55 family ATPase — protein MKRRATAVPGLDEILHGGLFEGGVYILEGPPGVGKTTLANQIAYQANTHDGTKTLYVTLLAESHARMIQHMRDQTYFRPQAVDSAVIYVSAYRELEQQGLKAVIDLVRGEVARHQATLFVVDGLVLENHELGPDERVRQFVHGLQSLASAMGCTGLLLTSGGNRSLNAEQTMVDGIFTFEDYMFQWRAERRVQIRKFRGSAVERGKHTFCITDDGLRFFPRLEGLPWTRPEPEPGDTGVPTGVRPLDEASRLGGFPQGSSTVVVGDSGAGKTLLALAFAAQATLEDRCLLLTSAASPGGLARFGAEFGLPIEEGIHSGALEVHWEPQEDESMDEIGHRLLRLVDEFGSRRLVIDGLAALADTVAFPERGYRFIGRLLREFRARGITSVFTLDPAALASAAGGVSGEGLVAWFDNVLELSDAGDAVDARELVVRKMRGVRLDRNRFRLGLEAFATPRT, from the coding sequence ATGAAAAGGCGGGCGACGGCCGTACCAGGCCTGGACGAGATATTGCACGGCGGTCTGTTCGAGGGCGGCGTCTACATCCTCGAAGGCCCGCCCGGTGTCGGCAAGACCACGCTGGCGAACCAGATCGCCTACCAGGCGAACACGCACGACGGCACGAAGACCCTCTACGTGACGCTGCTGGCCGAATCGCACGCGCGAATGATCCAGCACATGCGCGACCAGACGTACTTCCGGCCCCAGGCCGTGGACTCGGCGGTGATCTACGTCAGCGCCTACCGCGAACTCGAGCAGCAGGGCCTCAAGGCCGTGATCGACCTGGTGCGCGGCGAGGTGGCGCGGCACCAGGCGACCCTGTTCGTGGTGGACGGTCTCGTGCTCGAGAACCACGAACTGGGGCCCGACGAGCGCGTGCGCCAGTTCGTGCACGGCCTGCAGAGCCTCGCCTCCGCGATGGGCTGCACGGGCCTGCTGCTGACCAGCGGCGGCAACCGCTCGCTGAACGCCGAGCAGACCATGGTCGACGGCATCTTCACGTTCGAGGACTACATGTTCCAGTGGCGTGCCGAACGGCGCGTCCAGATCCGCAAGTTCCGCGGCAGCGCCGTCGAACGCGGCAAGCACACGTTCTGCATCACCGACGACGGCCTGCGGTTCTTCCCGCGCCTGGAGGGCCTGCCGTGGACCCGTCCCGAACCGGAGCCGGGCGACACCGGCGTGCCCACCGGGGTGCGTCCGCTCGACGAGGCCAGCCGGCTCGGCGGGTTCCCGCAGGGCAGCAGCACGGTGGTCGTGGGCGACAGCGGCGCCGGCAAGACCCTGCTGGCGCTGGCCTTCGCCGCGCAGGCCACGCTGGAGGACCGCTGCCTGCTGCTGACCAGCGCCGCTTCGCCCGGTGGCCTGGCCCGCTTCGGGGCCGAGTTCGGTCTGCCGATCGAGGAGGGCATCCACAGCGGGGCGCTGGAGGTCCACTGGGAGCCGCAGGAGGACGAGAGCATGGACGAGATCGGGCACCGGCTGCTGCGCCTGGTCGACGAGTTCGGCTCGCGGCGCCTGGTGATCGACGGCCTCGCCGCGCTCGCCGACACGGTGGCATTTCCCGAGCGGGGATACCGGTTTATCGGGCGGCTGCTGCGGGAATTCCGGGCGCGGGGCATAACGTCGGTGTTCACGCTCGACCCGGCGGCACTCGCCTCGGCGGCGGGCGGGGTCTCCGGCGAGGGCCTCGTCGCCTGGTTCGACAACGTGCTCGAACTGTCCGATGCGGGCGACGCGGTGGATGCCCGTGAACTGGTCGTGAGGAAGATGCGCGGCGTGCGCCTCGATCGCAACCGGTTCCGGCTGGGCCTCGAGGCCTTCGCCACGCCACGAACGTAA